The following proteins are encoded in a genomic region of Comamonas resistens:
- a CDS encoding MarR family winged helix-turn-helix transcriptional regulator, with the protein MLLFRINRFFGAAGGVAMRMCEARFGLTRREWGVMATVAMNEGLLSSELADKAQLDRARTSRALSGLEGKGWVRRQPLPGDRRRVAIHLTEEGRRMYERILPAMAQIHMDLVSVLSDEEVLQFDAMLARLQAHAQTLEQLPQYVDLPRVERSRKK; encoded by the coding sequence ATGCTGCTGTTTCGCATCAACCGTTTCTTTGGTGCGGCCGGTGGCGTGGCCATGCGCATGTGCGAGGCGCGCTTCGGGCTGACGCGCCGTGAGTGGGGCGTGATGGCCACGGTGGCCATGAACGAGGGGCTGCTGTCGTCGGAACTGGCGGACAAGGCGCAGCTCGACAGGGCGCGCACCTCGCGTGCGCTCAGCGGACTGGAGGGCAAAGGCTGGGTGCGGCGCCAGCCTTTGCCGGGCGACCGGCGGCGCGTGGCCATCCATCTGACCGAGGAAGGCCGGCGCATGTACGAGCGCATCCTGCCGGCCATGGCCCAGATTCATATGGATCTGGTGTCGGTGCTCAGCGATGAAGAGGTGCTTCAGTTCGACGCCATGCTGGCCAGGTTGCAGGCCCATGCCCAGACCTTGGAGCAGCTGCCGCAATACGTGGATCTGCCGCGGGTGGAGCGGAGTAGAAAGAAGTGA